ttgttgtagttggggccatagttgttgttagtgggtttgttgtggtaggggtttcagttgttgttggaacacttgttgttgttggggccatagttgttgtttgTGGGCCTGTTGTGGTaagggctgcagttgttgttggagcacttgttgtagttggggccatagttgttgttggtgggcttgttgtggttggggcttcagttgttgttggagcacttgttgtagttggggccatagttgttgttggtgggctcgTTGTGGTaagggcttcagttgttgttggagcacttgttgtagttggggccatcgttgttgttggtgggcttatTGTGGAAGAaacttcagttgttgttggagcacttgttgtcgttggggccatagttgtcgttggtgggtttgttgtggtaggggcttcagttgttgttggaacaCTTGttgttggggccatagttgttgttagtgggtttgttgtggtaggggcttcagttgttgttggagcacttgttgtagttggggccatagttttTGTTGGTtggtttgttgtggtaggggtttcagttgttgttggagcacttgttgtagttggggccatagttgtcgttggtggctttgttgtggtaggggtttcagttgttgttggaacacttgttgttgttggggccgtagttgttgttggtgggcttatTGTGGTAGGGGTTTCaattgttgttggagcacttgttgtcgTTGGGGTCATAGTTGTCgttggtgggtttgttgtggtaggggtttcagttgttgttggaacacttgttgttgttggggccatagttgttgttggtgggcttattgtggtaggggcttcagttgttgttggagcacttgttgtagttggggccatagttgttatTGGTGGGAtcgttgtggtaggggcttcagttgttgttggagcacttgttgtagttggggccatagttgttgtaggtgggtttgttgtggtaggggcttcagttgttgttggagcacttgttgtagttggggccatcgttgttgttggtgggctcgTTGTGGTaagggcttcagttgttgttggagcacttgttgtagttggggccatcgttgttgttggtgggcttatTGTGGAAGAaacttcagttgttgttggagcacttgttgtcgttggggccatagttgtcgttggtgggtttgttgtggtaggggcttcagttgttgttggaacaCTTGttgttggggccatagttgttgttagtgggtttgttgtggtaggggcttcagttgttgttggagcacttgttgtagttggggccatagttttTGTTGGTtggtttgttgtggtaggggtttcagttgttgttggagcacttgttgtcgttggggccatagttgtcgttggtggctttgttgtggtaggggtttcagttgttgttggaacacttgttgttgttggggccatagttgttgttggtgggcttattgtggtaggggcttctgttgttgttggagcacttgttgtagttggggccatagttgttgttggtgggtttgTTGTTGTAgcggcttcagttgttgttggagcacttgttgttgttggggccatagttgttgttggtgggtttgttgtggtaggggcttcagttgttgttggagcacttgttgtagttggggtcatagttgttgttggtgggcttgttgtggtaggggctgcagttgttgttggagcacttgttgtagttggggccatagttgttgttggtgggcttgttgtggttggggcttcagttgttgttggagcacttgttgtcagttggggccatagttgtcgttggtgggtttgttgttgtaggggcttcagttgttgttggaacacttgttgttgttggggccatagatgttgttggtgggcttgttgtggtaagggcttcagttgttgttggagcacttgttgtagttggggtcatagttgttgttggtgggtttgTTGTCATAGGggtttcagttgttgttggagcacttgttgtagttggggccatagttgttgttggtgggtttgttgtgggaggggcttcagttgttgttggagcacttgttgttgttgaggCGATAGTAGTTGTAGGAGAGCTTGGTGTGATCGGGTATTCAGTTGTTGGAGCAATTGATGTAAAAGgagccatagttgttgttggtaaAATTCTTGTGGTAGGTGCACCTTTTGTGGTGGTCATTTTATCAGTGAATGTTTGTGCGACTGTGGATAGAACAATGGGCAGTTCTGTTGCTGGTTGTGGAGGATTTGTAACAAGAGCTGACGTGGTTGTTAAATGGCTTGCTGTAGTACTGGCTACAGtcgttgttggagcacttgtgaTAGTCGGGGCTGTTGTTCGAGCACTTGATGTAGTTGGGGCTATAGTTGTTGTTTGAGGGCTTGTAGTTGAGACTATAGtggtcattgttgttgttggggccatagttgttgttggtgggcttattgtggtaggggcttcagttgttgttggagcacttgttgtagttggggccatagttgttgttggtgggtttgttgtggtaggggcttcagttgttgttggaacacttgttgtagttggggccatagttgttgttcgGTGgtcttgttgtggtaggggcttcagttgttgttagagcacttgttgtagttggggtcatagttgttgttggtgggtttgttgtggtaggggtttcagttgttgttggaacagttgttgttgttggggccatagttgttgttggtgggcttgttgtggtaggggcttcagttgttgttggagcacttgttgtcgttgggg
This region of Anguilla anguilla isolate fAngAng1 chromosome 5, fAngAng1.pri, whole genome shotgun sequence genomic DNA includes:
- the LOC118226863 gene encoding mucin-2-like, yielding TETPTTTKPPTTTMAPTTTSAPTTTETPTTTNQPTKTMAPTTTSAPTTTEAPTTTNPLTTTMAPTTSVPTTTEAPTTTNPPTTTMAPTTTSAPTTTEVSSTISPPTTTMAPTTTSAPTTTEALTTTSPPTTTMAPTTTSAPTTTEAPTTTNPPTTTMAPTTTSAPTTTEAPTTTIPPITTMAPTTTSAPTTTEAPTTISPPTTTMAPTTTSVPTTTETPTTTNPPTTTMTPTTTSAPTTIETPTTISPPTTTTAPTTTSVPTTTETPTTTKPPTTTMAPTTTSAPTTTETPTTTNQPTKTMAPTTTSAPTTTEAPTTTNPLTTTMAPTTSVPTTTEAPTTTNPPTTTMAPTTTSAPTTTEVSSTISPPTTTMAPTTTSAPTTTEALTTTSPPTTTMAPTTTSA